The genomic window CTGGTAGAGCAGATCCTGCACCTGATCGGCAGTCATGCCACGTTCCTGCAGCAGATACAGAATCACGCCCGGATCCAGAGCGCCGCAGCGGCTGGCCATGGGTAGGCCATCGAGCGCACTGAAACCCATGCTGCTGGCGACGCTGACGCCGCCCTTGAGCGCGCACAGACTGGCCCCGGAACCCAGATGCAGCACGATGGTGCGGCCTTCGGCGGCGCGCCGATCGTGATCCTTCAACACGCCCGCGACATAGGCATAGGACAGACCGTGAAAGCCGAAACGACGCACGCCAGCCTGGTGCAGCGCCTCGGGCAGCGCGTAACGCTGCACCACTTCGCTGTTGCTGCGGTGGAAGGCGGTATCGAAGCTGGCCACCTGGGGCAGCGCAGGATGACGCTCGGCGATGCGCTCGATGGCCGCCAGATTGTGCGGCTGGTGCAAGGGCGCCAGCGGCACCAGTTCGCGCAACTCAGCCATTACCGATGAACTCAGCAGCACTGGTTCAGCATGGGCCATGCCGCCGTGGACCACCCGATGGCCTACCGCCGTGATGGTTTGCGCGCCGGCCGACTCGGCCAGCCAGTCGAGCACATAGTCCAGCGCGGCCGCCTGTGACAGACCCGTGCTTTGTTCGAGCCTGCGCTCGCACAGGCTCCGACCCTGATCGTCGTGTACCTTGAAATGCGGCCGCTGCGACAGCGAACTGATCTGTCCGCGCAGGCGCACGGCCGGAGGTTTCGAGGCACCCTCATACAGCCCGAACTTGAGGCTGGAGGAGCCCGCGTTCAGCACCAGGACATGGCCTTCCATGCGTGCTCAACCCCTTGCCGGGTCACCCTGGACGGCCTTGGCCAACTGCAGCTGTCTGTAACGGGTGACCAAGGCTGCAATGGCCGACGACGCCAGCCGCGTTTCCAGACTGTCAGCGCGGCTGGTCAGAATGATCGGCACCCGGGCGCCGACGACAATGCCTGCCGCATCGGCGTCGGCCATGAAGCTCAGGCTCTTGGCCAGCATGTTGCCGGCTTCCAGATCGGGCGCGATCAGGATATCGGCACGGCCAGCCACCGGCGAATCGATCTCCTTGATCCGGGCTGCATTGAGATTGACGGCATTGTCCAGCGCCAGCGGACCATCGAGCAGGCCGCCGGTGATCTGGCCGCGATCGGCCATCTTGCACAAGGCCGCCGCGTCCAGGGTCGACTGGATCTTGGGGTTGACCGATTCGGTCGCCGACAGGATGGCCACCAGGGGCTCGTGGTTGCCCAGCGCGTGGGCCAGATCGATGGCGTTCTGGACGATGTCGACCTTTTCAGCCAGCGTCGGGAAGATGTTGACCGCGGCGTCGGAAATGATGACCACCCGATCCAGCACCGGCACGTCCATGACAAAACAATGGCTGATCCGGCGCTCGGTACGCAAGCCGCCATCGCGCGAGACCACCACCTCCAGCAACTCGTTGGTATGCAGGCTGCCCTTCATCAGCATGCGCGCCTGACCTTCGCGCACCAGCTCGGCACTCTTTGCCGCCGAGGCATGGCTGTGCGGCGTGTCGATCAGCGCCAGCTTGCTGATAT from Rhodanobacteraceae bacterium includes these protein-coding regions:
- a CDS encoding acetate/propionate family kinase; the protein is MEGHVLVLNAGSSSLKFGLYEGASKPPAVRLRGQISSLSQRPHFKVHDDQGRSLCERRLEQSTGLSQAAALDYVLDWLAESAGAQTITAVGHRVVHGGMAHAEPVLLSSSVMAELRELVPLAPLHQPHNLAAIERIAERHPALPQVASFDTAFHRSNSEVVQRYALPEALHQAGVRRFGFHGLSYAYVAGVLKDHDRRAAEGRTIVLHLGSGASLCALKGGVSVASSMGFSALDGLPMASRCGALDPGVILYLLQERGMTADQVQDLLYQQSGLLGLSGLSGDLQRLSESPAAAARLAIDVFVYRIVREIGSLAAALGGLDALVFTAGIGEHSARVRAGVCEALDWLGMRLDARANDRHEARISSHDSALLALVIATDEECVIAADAARVLG
- a CDS encoding phosphate acetyltransferase encodes the protein MNQPKHEKYRALIDYCSDLTAEPCAIVHPCNASSLAGAVRAGELNLIVPILVGPRQRIEAVARESDLDISKLALIDTPHSHASAAKSAELVREGQARMLMKGSLHTNELLEVVVSRDGGLRTERRISHCFVMDVPVLDRVVIISDAAVNIFPTLAEKVDIVQNAIDLAHALGNHEPLVAILSATESVNPKIQSTLDAAALCKMADRGQITGGLLDGPLALDNAVNLNAARIKEIDSPVAGRADILIAPDLEAGNMLAKSLSFMADADAAGIVVGARVPIILTSRADSLETRLASSAIAALVTRYRQLQLAKAVQGDPARG